In a genomic window of Periophthalmus magnuspinnatus isolate fPerMag1 chromosome 3, fPerMag1.2.pri, whole genome shotgun sequence:
- the LOC117393666 gene encoding AN1-type zinc finger protein 3-like, with amino-acid sequence MGDTGSEGRKPPANVNTVAPRCPCGFWGSRKTMNLCSKCFADIQKKHSEEDCAIKKSPNPSFSQPDLICNDANDSLSPKVTSTASTSVDPSAAATTLPAEDEVSSTGADYSALCMPAKRSMESVSDSAGAVSPTKRARVSDLSQDGEASSSLTFLSSSSPSTRSGPKQWYQKRCHHCQTKLELVQQELGSCRCGYVFCMLHRLPEQHECMFDHMGHGRQEAVLKMVKLDRKVGRSCQRIGEECS; translated from the exons ATGGGGGACACCGGGAGCGAAGGCAGAAAGCCCCCGGCAAACGTAAACACTGTCGCCCCGCGCTGTCCCTGTGGGTTCTGGGG GTCAAGAAAAACTATGAATCTCTGTTCCAAATGTTTTGCAG ATATTCAAAAGAAACACTCAGAAGAAGATTGTGCTATCAAGAAGTCTCCAAACCCCAGTTTCAGCCAACCGGACCTCATCTGCAACGATGCAAATGACAGTTTATCTCCAAAAGTAACTTCAACAGCCAGCACATCAGTGGACCCTTCTGCAGCTGCCACCACACTACCTGCGGAAGATG AAGTATCCAGCACAGGTGCTGATTACAGTGCACTTTGCATGCCCGCAAAGCGCTCTATGGAATCAG TCTCTGATTCAGCAGGTGCTGTTTCTCCCACAAAGCGAGCAAGAGTGTCTGATTTGTCACAGGATGGAGAAGCTTCATCATCATTGACATTTCTGTCCTCTTCATCACCTTCGACACGTAGTGGCCCAAAACAATGGTATCAGAAACGTTGCCACCACTGTCAAACCAAATTAGAGCTGGTCCAACAGGAGTTGGGTTCTTGTAGATGCG GCTACGTCTTCTGTATGCTGCACCGTCTTCCAGAGCAACATGAGTGCATGTTTGACCACATGGGGCACGGTCGCCAGGAAGCAGTTCTGAAGATGGTGAAGCTGGATCGTAAGGTGGGTCGCTCATGCCAACGCATTGGGGAGGAGTGCTCCTGA